One stretch of Chitinophaga pendula DNA includes these proteins:
- a CDS encoding class I adenylate-forming enzyme family protein has protein sequence MPMVFDRHDLYGIFRQQVILFPERPYCIKEHTITYQEAHDQITRLATALLCRNTDHHPVILHIRCHQQWLLCWWACIRAGLDVILPPDILPSDQPHAWLLDEVALGALQEVSLTGLPAAVRPSDIYFYSSGTTGMPKLIGNTSHQLVSALQALYAQPPAYLRTCRQVYLTPPLFHSYGLSAMLEYTMMGATIILPPERGTVGPVKGLFRKDIAAIVDSIEGVPYFYTQLNTILPRLQLPALQHVGFGGDAVPDALLHTWQAKFPAVSYSVRYGVTEIPSVVCLQEFTDIMEADTARIQHWLSIYNIYLQHEPGDEATGTGELYVDYLTASGEKITVPTGDIAMATGDHFRLEGRRKSFFKYKGFKINPLRIESVIKAFNGVKEAKVFLTAQARLKAEFEADSDVAVPALKAFLAATLPDYMLPDELTRVDNIPRTASGKIIRHIY, from the coding sequence ATGCCAATGGTATTTGATCGGCACGATCTCTACGGCATCTTCCGGCAACAGGTTATACTGTTCCCGGAAAGACCGTACTGTATCAAAGAACATACAATCACCTATCAGGAGGCGCACGATCAGATCACCCGACTGGCTACGGCATTGCTGTGCAGGAACACGGACCATCACCCCGTGATCCTGCACATACGGTGCCACCAGCAGTGGCTGCTTTGCTGGTGGGCTTGCATACGGGCCGGCCTCGACGTGATCCTGCCGCCCGATATCCTCCCGTCAGACCAGCCCCATGCCTGGTTGCTCGACGAGGTGGCACTCGGCGCGCTGCAGGAAGTGTCGCTCACCGGGCTGCCTGCCGCCGTCAGACCGTCCGATATCTACTTTTACTCCAGCGGCACCACCGGCATGCCTAAACTGATCGGTAATACCAGCCATCAGCTGGTCTCCGCTTTGCAGGCATTGTACGCACAGCCGCCTGCTTACCTCCGGACCTGCCGGCAGGTATATCTCACTCCGCCGTTGTTTCACTCTTATGGTCTCAGTGCTATGCTGGAATACACCATGATGGGCGCAACCATTATCCTGCCGCCCGAACGGGGTACGGTAGGACCGGTAAAAGGGCTGTTCCGGAAAGATATCGCAGCTATCGTCGACAGCATAGAAGGAGTGCCTTACTTTTATACGCAGCTGAATACTATCCTGCCGCGATTGCAGCTGCCGGCATTACAACATGTCGGTTTCGGCGGCGATGCAGTGCCCGATGCCCTGCTGCATACCTGGCAGGCAAAATTTCCCGCAGTGTCCTATTCCGTTCGCTATGGCGTGACAGAAATACCCTCTGTCGTATGCCTACAAGAGTTCACCGATATCATGGAGGCTGACACCGCCCGCATACAACATTGGCTATCCATCTATAACATTTATCTGCAGCACGAGCCGGGCGATGAGGCTACGGGCACCGGCGAACTATATGTGGACTATCTCACTGCCAGCGGGGAAAAGATCACAGTCCCCACCGGTGATATCGCGATGGCAACAGGCGACCACTTCCGGCTGGAAGGACGCCGTAAATCATTTTTCAAATACAAAGGATTTAAGATAAACCCGCTGCGTATAGAAAGCGTAATAAAGGCTTTTAACGGCGTGAAAGAGGCGAAGGTGTTTCTTACGGCACAAGCCCGTTTAAAGGCCGAATTTGAGGCGGATTCGGACGTTGCCGTGCCTGCGTTGAAAGCTTTCCTGGCAGCCACATTACCAGATTATATGCTCCCCGACGAACTGACCCGCGTCGATAATATCCCCCGCACCGCCTCCGGAAAGATCATCCGGCATATTTATTAA
- a CDS encoding acyl carrier protein → MKDKIIQAIENVTGEPVNLELANSSTNLLVDLGLNSLNLMQFIVELEKAFDIELDIGALDLATFDSLDAIGAFVAENQQKHA, encoded by the coding sequence ATGAAAGACAAAATCATCCAGGCCATCGAAAATGTAACAGGAGAGCCCGTTAACCTTGAACTGGCTAACAGCTCTACCAACCTGCTCGTCGACCTCGGCCTCAACTCACTTAACCTTATGCAGTTCATCGTGGAACTCGAAAAGGCTTTCGATATCGAACTCGATATAGGCGCCCTCGACCTCGCTACCTTTGATAGCCTGGATGCCATCGGCGCTTTCGTCGCAGAAAATCAGCAGAAGCATGCCTGA
- a CDS encoding radical SAM/SPASM domain-containing protein: MQPKTTLHYTALGLQKMKRKVQAIRECAKNRAEDASYAQDLPDEIGLKLTNRCNLRCTHCFQWDIGGYHHNLDKAALKKDGDLRIEVVRELFEKTREKKSSLYLWGGEPTLYAHWDELIALLKEDPRDTVMCTNGVNLQNQMDSLVSVSECINILFSIEGPEDIHDKIRGKNTYKKILDNLDLLMARQANGEYKGTISVEAVISDGLIPQLYDFCEFYEKKGIDSLFLNFPWYIPEQVANQMDEYFEERYGWMNTSRGQHNSWHSFDFRISPEMIDVLKVQIDKIMKKTWDIRIRFHPELSDDIDDYILGGTKPAQKKSRCLGISNRIDLLPSGEVTPCKKFPEFVVGNLNNGSLEEVWQGGDYKKFREVHNNELMAICAKCEILYANGI; the protein is encoded by the coding sequence ATGCAACCCAAGACCACCCTGCATTATACCGCCCTGGGACTGCAGAAGATGAAAAGAAAAGTGCAGGCCATCCGGGAATGTGCCAAAAACAGAGCAGAAGATGCTTCCTATGCACAAGACCTGCCGGACGAAATTGGCCTCAAACTCACCAATCGCTGCAACCTCCGTTGTACACACTGCTTCCAATGGGATATCGGCGGATATCACCATAACCTCGATAAAGCAGCCTTGAAAAAAGATGGAGACTTGCGCATAGAAGTAGTCCGTGAACTCTTTGAAAAGACAAGGGAGAAAAAATCCTCGCTCTATCTCTGGGGAGGAGAACCAACACTTTATGCCCACTGGGACGAACTCATCGCCCTCCTCAAGGAAGACCCCCGCGACACGGTAATGTGTACCAATGGCGTCAACCTGCAAAACCAGATGGACTCCCTCGTCAGTGTATCCGAATGTATCAACATCCTCTTCAGCATAGAAGGACCAGAGGATATCCACGACAAGATCCGGGGTAAGAATACCTACAAAAAGATACTGGACAATCTCGACCTCCTGATGGCTCGTCAAGCCAACGGCGAATACAAAGGCACGATCTCCGTGGAAGCCGTGATCAGCGATGGTCTTATCCCACAGCTATACGACTTCTGTGAATTCTATGAGAAAAAAGGGATCGATTCTCTCTTCCTCAATTTTCCCTGGTACATCCCTGAACAGGTGGCCAACCAGATGGATGAATATTTCGAAGAGCGATATGGCTGGATGAACACCAGCAGAGGACAGCATAATTCGTGGCACTCCTTCGACTTCCGCATCAGCCCTGAAATGATCGATGTACTTAAAGTGCAGATCGACAAGATCATGAAGAAGACCTGGGATATCCGTATCCGTTTCCATCCTGAGCTGAGCGATGATATCGATGACTATATCCTCGGTGGCACCAAACCGGCGCAGAAGAAGTCCCGCTGCCTGGGTATCTCCAACCGTATCGACCTGCTGCCCAGCGGAGAGGTGACCCCTTGTAAGAAGTTCCCCGAATTCGTAGTAGGTAACCTGAATAACGGCTCCCTCGAAGAGGTGTGGCAAGGTGGCGACTATAAGAAGTTCAGGGAAGTACACAACAACGAACTGATGGCCATCTGTGCCAAATGCGAAATCTTATATGCCAATGGTATTTGA
- a CDS encoding peptide-N-glycosidase F-related protein produces the protein MKTRFLTHAIAVAALSCVIYACQKTAKDTLPDAKNATGKLLAQAAITQDQTIRTFDKEQIANGGTSTKTFQFPADYSNTKQILMHVYLDCPSGGCPAWDVFANIKLVSANSNPNKKYNYELGRWITPYGKNNSTIPGGWVIDVTDFRSLLVGGVELQTRAEVWSGTWLVTIDFEFKAGTPEYAYSAVAPIMQYCDWSTGSSTITFGKGSVTANAYNGKQTGFSIKLPDNVKKTAFRTIISGWGHAQPYAPGSRGFAEWAFRTHQIKINDVNTFQHDMGSLGCSTNPKVVKNQGGNWTGNRAGWCPGMEVPVRSNVLSNPNAGQTFNFNYALQEDQWNTQNMAEKWRDNGANPDGAYYAVSSYVVIQSNTPLTDPVVTNR, from the coding sequence ATGAAAACCAGGTTTCTTACCCATGCCATTGCTGTGGCAGCGCTATCGTGTGTAATATATGCTTGCCAGAAGACAGCAAAAGACACTCTCCCTGATGCTAAAAACGCTACTGGCAAGCTGCTGGCCCAGGCAGCCATCACGCAGGATCAGACCATCAGGACCTTCGACAAAGAACAGATCGCCAATGGTGGTACCTCCACTAAAACCTTCCAGTTTCCGGCAGATTACAGCAACACCAAACAGATCCTCATGCACGTGTACCTCGACTGCCCCTCAGGTGGTTGCCCTGCCTGGGATGTATTTGCCAACATCAAGCTGGTCTCCGCCAACAGTAACCCCAACAAGAAATACAACTATGAGCTGGGGCGCTGGATCACTCCTTATGGAAAAAATAACAGCACCATTCCGGGTGGCTGGGTTATCGACGTGACGGACTTCCGCTCTCTCCTGGTAGGGGGCGTAGAGCTGCAAACACGCGCCGAAGTATGGAGTGGTACCTGGCTCGTGACCATCGACTTTGAGTTCAAAGCGGGAACACCGGAGTATGCGTATTCCGCCGTAGCGCCTATCATGCAATACTGCGACTGGTCCACCGGCAGCAGCACGATCACTTTCGGCAAAGGGTCTGTCACCGCCAATGCCTACAACGGCAAACAGACAGGCTTCTCTATCAAACTGCCGGACAATGTGAAGAAGACAGCCTTCCGGACCATCATCTCCGGCTGGGGACATGCGCAGCCCTATGCACCAGGTAGCCGCGGATTCGCGGAGTGGGCCTTCCGCACACATCAGATCAAGATCAATGATGTCAATACCTTCCAGCATGATATGGGTAGCCTCGGCTGTAGCACCAACCCTAAAGTAGTGAAGAACCAGGGTGGCAACTGGACCGGTAACAGAGCCGGATGGTGCCCTGGTATGGAGGTGCCGGTAAGAAGCAATGTCCTCTCTAATCCCAATGCCGGACAGACCTTTAACTTCAACTACGCGCTGCAGGAAGATCAGTGGAATACACAAAATATGGCAGAGAAATGGAGAGATAACGGCGCTAACCCCGACGGGGCGTATTATGCCGTATCTTCTTATGTGGTGATCCAAAGTAATACCCCCTTGACCGATCCGGTTGTTACCAACAGATAA
- a CDS encoding sugar-binding protein, protein MKNIWFTQPRGIPQVCLALRYSKTVTRYLLTSTLLLLCFFSPPAYAQSDGLPRGANLLPYTRYESEDGVRGGGASLQQSPQFVQTDIASEASHQKYVSLSGNGAFVEWTLTAAAQGVNLRFTMPDNSTGTGLTGSLGLYVNDTKVQNIALSSYWAYQYFPGADPQQIPSSSGKILMRFDEVHFRLNTPLNAGDKLTIKKDNGDNITYGVDFVELEPVPAALPIPANYLSVTAYGAVPDDNNDDFAAFTQCIAAAAAQGKHVYIPAGRFLLSNKLLLNVSNVKIQGAGIWYTYIYFSTNQQFAGGILARASNVEISHLSMNTANNARLVYGGEPNPLGQMYKVYKGFMGTYGANSSVHHVWVEHFECGFWIGGYDPPYPIDRTTNMMISQCRIRNNYADGVNFCQGTSNSTVEQSSVRNNGDDGLAVWPAKDAGNNQNAINNTFRNNTIENNWRAGSIALFGGTGHEVHHNIIRDGVGGSAIRFTNDFSGFTFQYPGDVIKVAENTIDGCGTSYDLWDQKRGAIEIYSQTGVLNMQFDNNTILNSQRDAIQIYGNNLHHMVFNNTLIDGTGLDPVVRDIPRDIYGGFGIYAEANSDSVVFNNLTIRNTESGPYLNRNNSFKLIIRDINIPVTGVILQPATDTTVAQGISFTQKAQVVPVDATNKNLRWSSSNTAVATVDSTGKVTTVGLGTATITVTTQSGNFSATRRITVAPAVNITATDAAAGEGGNTGTFRISAAALTQNVTVSYVISGTASPNDYTAQPPLTGSIQLTPTQPAQVITITPVDDNIFEGPETLRLALRPGTGYQVGNDSAAVITIADNDLPPCTAPVIAQVNGTAPVIDQQIEGAWSIAPIKTITNRLIGGTPAGYGGQWRALYDNNNLYLLVQVNDANKINDSGASWWEDDVIEVFIDGDNSKTATYDGTNDFQLGFRWNDNTIRVGSNSVTRTTGINYRLYATGSGYNLEVAIPWSTIGTTPAAGKPIGLDIQLDNDDDGGTRDAQLATFATTTMAWSDPRVFGTVYLTSCTGTPVNQPPVADAGADRTLAAGTTTVTINGTGTDPEGSAVTYQWTQVSGPTVTIGGANTANANISGLSNGNTYVFQLTVSDGTLTAADQVQVTIGGGTTNVPVTGVTVAPTTVNLSVGGSQQLSATVAPANATNKSVSWQSNNTAVATVNSNGIVNAIAAGTATITVTTTDQGKTATASVTVTGSSSGTKYYRIKNRWQPVYLYDGGTQVNYGNTPNNNNYQWSLEDVGGGYYEIKNRGTGDYMHIEQLQDYVAATTRTPGWQSSRWATESTGDGYVRFRNAWQSANYIHIEGQKGYAQQGTIFPVWQSAHWLLEEVSGASARTNTIQPSGTTEATADLLLYPNPVSRELKLQSKLVLSGGNIRILNSNGNLVLYTMANERNIDVSRLAPGVYTLVYTKGAVQIVKRFVKAE, encoded by the coding sequence ATGAAAAACATCTGGTTTACACAGCCACGAGGTATACCCCAGGTATGCCTAGCCCTTCGCTACAGCAAAACGGTGACCAGGTACCTCCTGACCAGTACCTTGCTTTTGCTGTGTTTCTTTTCGCCTCCCGCTTACGCACAAAGTGACGGCCTTCCACGGGGCGCCAACCTCCTGCCTTACACCCGCTATGAATCAGAAGATGGTGTACGTGGCGGCGGCGCTTCCCTCCAGCAATCCCCACAGTTTGTACAAACAGACATCGCCTCAGAAGCTTCTCATCAAAAGTATGTAAGCCTGAGCGGCAATGGCGCCTTCGTCGAATGGACGCTGACAGCGGCAGCACAAGGCGTGAATCTGCGTTTCACCATGCCGGACAACAGCACCGGCACCGGCCTCACCGGCTCTCTCGGCCTGTATGTGAATGATACGAAAGTGCAGAACATTGCCCTCTCCTCCTATTGGGCATATCAGTACTTCCCCGGCGCCGATCCGCAACAGATACCCTCCAGCAGCGGTAAGATCCTCATGCGTTTCGACGAGGTACACTTCCGGCTGAATACCCCCTTGAATGCAGGCGACAAGCTGACCATCAAAAAAGATAATGGCGACAACATCACCTACGGTGTCGACTTCGTAGAGCTGGAACCCGTTCCCGCAGCGTTGCCCATCCCCGCCAACTACCTGTCTGTTACCGCCTACGGCGCGGTACCCGACGATAACAACGACGACTTTGCAGCCTTCACACAATGTATCGCTGCCGCCGCCGCTCAAGGCAAACATGTATACATCCCCGCCGGCCGCTTCCTACTTAGCAATAAACTATTGCTGAATGTCAGCAACGTCAAAATACAGGGCGCCGGCATCTGGTACACTTACATCTACTTCTCTACCAACCAGCAATTTGCCGGTGGCATACTGGCCAGGGCCAGCAATGTAGAGATCTCCCACCTGTCGATGAACACCGCCAACAATGCCCGCCTGGTATATGGTGGCGAACCTAATCCGCTGGGTCAGATGTACAAGGTGTACAAAGGGTTCATGGGTACCTACGGCGCTAACTCCTCCGTACATCACGTATGGGTAGAACACTTTGAATGCGGATTCTGGATAGGTGGCTACGATCCCCCGTACCCGATAGACCGCACCACCAACATGATGATCTCCCAATGCCGTATCCGCAACAACTATGCAGATGGGGTCAACTTCTGCCAGGGTACTTCCAACTCCACAGTAGAACAAAGCAGTGTGCGTAACAACGGCGATGACGGCCTGGCCGTATGGCCGGCTAAAGATGCCGGCAATAACCAGAACGCCATCAATAACACCTTCCGCAACAATACGATCGAGAACAACTGGAGAGCCGGCAGTATTGCCCTCTTCGGTGGTACCGGCCATGAAGTGCATCACAATATCATACGGGATGGCGTTGGCGGCTCGGCGATCCGTTTCACCAACGACTTCAGCGGCTTCACCTTCCAGTATCCCGGCGACGTGATCAAGGTAGCAGAGAACACCATCGATGGCTGTGGCACTAGCTATGACCTGTGGGACCAGAAACGGGGCGCTATCGAAATCTATTCGCAGACAGGGGTATTGAATATGCAGTTTGACAATAACACCATATTAAATTCTCAACGTGATGCAATACAGATTTACGGCAACAACCTGCACCACATGGTGTTTAACAACACACTAATAGACGGTACGGGATTAGACCCTGTGGTACGCGATATCCCCCGGGATATCTATGGCGGCTTCGGCATTTATGCAGAAGCCAACTCCGACTCTGTGGTCTTCAACAACCTGACCATCCGGAATACAGAATCAGGCCCCTACCTGAACCGCAACAACAGCTTCAAGCTGATCATACGCGATATCAACATCCCGGTAACGGGCGTAATATTGCAACCAGCCACGGATACCACGGTCGCACAGGGCATCTCCTTTACCCAGAAAGCACAGGTAGTACCTGTAGATGCCACCAACAAAAATCTGCGTTGGAGCAGCTCTAATACCGCCGTGGCAACAGTGGACTCTACTGGCAAGGTTACTACCGTAGGGCTGGGTACAGCTACCATCACGGTGACTACGCAAAGTGGCAATTTCAGCGCGACCAGGCGTATCACCGTAGCGCCTGCCGTTAACATCACGGCAACGGATGCCGCTGCCGGAGAAGGCGGTAATACAGGCACCTTCCGTATCAGCGCTGCTGCACTTACACAAAACGTCACCGTAAGTTATGTGATCAGCGGTACTGCCAGCCCCAATGACTATACTGCACAACCGCCACTGACCGGCAGTATACAACTGACACCTACACAACCCGCACAGGTCATCACTATCACACCGGTGGATGACAACATATTTGAAGGGCCGGAAACCTTACGGCTGGCATTACGTCCCGGTACAGGTTACCAGGTAGGCAATGACTCCGCAGCCGTGATCACCATTGCCGACAATGACCTGCCACCTTGCACTGCTCCTGTGATCGCCCAGGTGAATGGCACTGCCCCTGTGATCGATCAGCAGATAGAAGGCGCCTGGTCTATTGCCCCCATAAAGACGATCACCAACCGGCTGATCGGTGGTACACCTGCCGGCTATGGCGGCCAGTGGCGTGCTTTGTATGACAATAACAACCTGTATCTGCTGGTACAGGTAAATGATGCCAACAAGATCAACGACTCGGGCGCCAGCTGGTGGGAAGATGATGTGATCGAAGTATTCATCGACGGCGACAATAGCAAGACCGCCACCTATGACGGCACCAATGACTTCCAGCTGGGCTTCCGCTGGAACGACAACACCATCCGTGTCGGCTCCAACTCCGTAACCAGGACCACCGGCATCAACTATCGCCTGTATGCTACCGGCAGCGGTTACAACCTGGAGGTCGCTATCCCCTGGTCTACTATCGGCACTACGCCGGCAGCGGGCAAGCCCATAGGGCTGGACATACAGCTGGATAACGACGACGATGGTGGCACACGCGATGCCCAACTGGCCACCTTCGCTACCACCACCATGGCCTGGTCTGATCCCCGTGTATTCGGTACCGTATACCTGACCTCCTGTACCGGTACCCCGGTAAATCAACCACCCGTTGCCGATGCAGGTGCAGATCGCACATTGGCAGCAGGCACCACCACCGTTACAATCAATGGCACCGGCACCGATCCCGAAGGCAGCGCCGTTACCTACCAGTGGACACAGGTAAGTGGCCCCACCGTTACCATCGGCGGCGCTAATACCGCCAATGCCAACATCAGCGGTTTAAGTAATGGTAACACCTACGTATTCCAGCTCACCGTCAGCGATGGCACTCTCACTGCTGCCGACCAGGTACAGGTGACCATAGGTGGTGGTACTACCAATGTACCCGTGACCGGCGTCACCGTTGCTCCTACAACGGTGAACCTATCTGTAGGCGGCAGCCAGCAGCTCAGTGCTACCGTAGCTCCGGCCAATGCCACCAACAAATCCGTGAGCTGGCAGTCGAACAATACAGCAGTCGCTACGGTCAACAGCAATGGTATCGTCAATGCTATTGCAGCCGGTACAGCTACCATTACCGTTACGACTACAGACCAGGGTAAAACGGCGACCGCTTCCGTAACTGTTACAGGCAGCAGCAGCGGCACCAAATACTACCGCATCAAAAACCGCTGGCAGCCGGTGTATCTCTATGATGGCGGCACCCAGGTAAACTATGGCAATACGCCTAACAATAATAACTATCAATGGTCACTGGAAGATGTGGGCGGCGGTTACTACGAGATCAAAAACCGTGGTACCGGCGATTACATGCATATCGAACAGTTGCAGGACTATGTAGCGGCAACCACCCGCACACCAGGATGGCAGAGCTCCCGCTGGGCAACAGAAAGCACCGGTGATGGCTATGTACGATTCAGGAATGCCTGGCAGTCCGCTAACTATATCCATATCGAAGGACAGAAAGGTTATGCACAGCAGGGAACGATCTTCCCGGTATGGCAAAGCGCGCATTGGCTGCTGGAAGAAGTAAGCGGCGCATCCGCCAGGACCAATACCATCCAGCCTTCCGGTACGACCGAAGCAACAGCAGACCTGCTGCTGTATCCTAACCCGGTATCCCGGGAGCTGAAGCTGCAATCCAAGCTGGTACTCAGTGGCGGCAACATCCGTATACTGAATAGCAACGGCAACCTGGTATTATATACTATGGCTAATGAGCGAAATATAGACGTATCCCGTCTGGCACCTGGTGTATACACACTCGTGTATACCAAAGGGGCTGTTCAGATCGTCAAACGTTTTGTGAAAGCAGAGTAG
- a CDS encoding outer membrane beta-barrel family protein yields MNRKKGYIIFVPFFLIQLAWVCRQGYAQTTQPHAKGRVLDLTGNALPQVSVSLVNTADSQHIRHTLTTPDGYFWIPLPQQGNFRLHITAIGFQPWWSAPFAAENTRLDTIRLQAAISALSAFTVKGRKPLITQEAGKLIVNVSNSINAQGASAFELLQKTPGVAISRNNDIALNGKGGVRVLIDDKPLYLETADLIVLLKGMTASSIRSIEIIHQPGAQYDAAGSAGIINIRTIRNKQYGYNGNFAAGLAYGYTVKQNADFNFNYRKQRLNIFGNYSHLFGHYGYRYSLDRKIGGQQYYSNTVDTDKRNKVNATLGLDYQLDEHQTVGVILGGNFRFGPGITNTETKIMSRNHQLVEQMLMAGNDYYHQGNARYTSSINYKWEDTTGHLLSLDADYGYFDGSAKNLQPNTYYNAQSGQVTSSNLYRTLNGTGINLYALKADYHTPWWKGKLQAGAKWSSVRSANDFNFYHVTPSAEVEDPQRSNAFTYREQVWAAYTQYDRLVGKIRLQAGVRVENTVSKGILRFKGSNSSSQQEQVNNNYFSVFPSAAVTYTPNEHHSFSLSYSRRIDRPAYQYLNPFVYLLDELSFWQGNPFLQPQFANRFSAEYGYKGRTFVTLAYTRTSDFSALVTDTLETNKIVMIPRNLGLQHHLSLGITHTQQLLSWWQLSVNGLAYYVQNKMAFDQYRAFNLNATAWTLNLQQTFQLPLKMEAELSALYNSRTLIGANERIKANGQVDIGVQKKIMGDKGALKLAVTDLFLTNRWDITSGFNDFTVHSYGRGESRQIRASFSYRFGSNTIKAHRERQQALDNETERIK; encoded by the coding sequence ATGAATCGAAAAAAAGGATATATCATTTTCGTCCCCTTCTTCCTTATCCAGCTTGCCTGGGTATGCAGGCAGGGATATGCACAAACAACACAACCACATGCAAAAGGACGTGTGCTCGATCTTACTGGCAATGCCCTGCCACAGGTCTCCGTATCGCTGGTCAACACTGCCGACAGCCAGCATATACGGCATACACTGACCACACCAGATGGCTATTTCTGGATACCGCTACCGCAGCAAGGAAATTTCCGGCTCCACATTACTGCCATCGGCTTTCAACCGTGGTGGTCCGCTCCCTTCGCCGCAGAAAATACCCGTCTCGATACCATTCGCTTGCAGGCCGCCATCTCTGCACTGTCAGCATTTACCGTCAAAGGCCGTAAACCGCTGATCACTCAGGAAGCCGGAAAACTGATCGTCAACGTCAGCAACAGCATCAATGCCCAGGGAGCCTCCGCATTCGAACTCTTACAGAAAACACCGGGTGTCGCCATCAGCAGGAACAATGATATCGCACTCAATGGCAAAGGCGGCGTGCGCGTATTGATAGATGATAAACCGCTCTATCTCGAAACAGCCGACCTGATCGTCCTGCTGAAAGGTATGACCGCTTCCTCCATCCGGTCTATCGAGATCATCCATCAGCCGGGCGCCCAATACGATGCCGCCGGCAGCGCCGGTATCATCAACATCCGCACCATCCGCAACAAACAATATGGCTACAATGGCAACTTCGCCGCAGGTCTAGCTTATGGATATACCGTCAAACAAAATGCTGACTTCAACTTCAACTACCGCAAGCAGCGACTGAACATTTTCGGTAACTACAGCCATCTCTTCGGACATTACGGTTATCGATACAGCCTCGATAGAAAAATAGGTGGACAACAATATTATTCCAATACCGTCGATACCGACAAACGGAATAAAGTAAATGCTACCCTCGGCCTGGATTACCAGTTGGATGAACACCAGACCGTAGGTGTTATACTGGGTGGCAATTTCCGCTTCGGACCGGGCATCACCAATACAGAGACCAAGATCATGAGCCGTAATCATCAGCTGGTAGAACAGATGCTCATGGCCGGTAATGACTACTATCACCAGGGCAATGCCCGATACACTTCCAGCATCAATTATAAATGGGAAGATACCACCGGGCACCTGCTCAGCCTGGATGCCGACTATGGCTACTTTGATGGCAGCGCCAAAAACCTGCAGCCTAACACTTATTATAATGCACAGTCAGGGCAGGTCACCAGCAGTAACCTGTACCGGACGCTCAACGGTACCGGTATCAACCTGTATGCCCTCAAAGCGGATTATCATACTCCCTGGTGGAAAGGAAAATTACAAGCGGGTGCTAAATGGTCGTCCGTACGCTCCGCCAACGATTTTAACTTTTATCACGTGACGCCATCCGCCGAAGTAGAAGACCCGCAACGTTCCAATGCCTTTACCTATCGCGAACAGGTATGGGCTGCGTATACGCAATATGACCGGCTCGTCGGTAAAATCAGGCTACAGGCCGGCGTGCGTGTGGAAAATACCGTGTCAAAAGGTATCTTACGATTTAAAGGTAGTAACAGCAGCAGCCAGCAGGAACAGGTGAATAACAACTATTTCAGCGTCTTCCCCTCCGCCGCTGTTACCTATACGCCTAATGAACACCATTCCTTTTCACTGTCATACAGCAGACGTATCGATCGCCCGGCGTATCAATACCTGAACCCTTTTGTATATCTGCTGGATGAATTGTCGTTCTGGCAGGGCAACCCCTTCCTGCAACCCCAATTCGCCAATCGATTTTCAGCAGAATATGGCTATAAAGGCCGCACATTTGTAACGTTAGCCTATACACGTACCAGTGACTTCAGCGCGCTGGTCACCGATACCCTGGAAACCAACAAGATCGTGATGATACCGCGTAACCTGGGGCTGCAACATCACCTGTCGCTGGGTATCACACATACGCAGCAACTGTTATCATGGTGGCAGCTGTCTGTTAACGGGCTCGCCTACTATGTGCAGAATAAAATGGCCTTCGACCAATACCGTGCCTTTAATCTCAATGCTACTGCCTGGACACTGAATTTACAGCAGACCTTCCAGCTGCCGCTGAAGATGGAAGCAGAATTAAGTGCCTTATACAACTCCCGGACTTTGATAGGTGCCAACGAACGGATCAAAGCCAACGGACAGGTCGATATCGGCGTGCAGAAAAAGATCATGGGAGATAAAGGGGCACTTAAATTGGCCGTCACCGACCTGTTCCTCACCAACCGCTGGGATATCACAAGCGGATTCAATGACTTTACAGTCCATAGCTATGGCAGAGGCGAGTCCCGGCAGATAAGAGCTTCCTTCTCCTATCGCTTCGGCAGCAATACCATCAAAGCGCATCGCGAACGGCAACAGGCATTGGACAACGAAACAGAACGTATCAAATAA